One stretch of Rosistilla oblonga DNA includes these proteins:
- a CDS encoding serine/threonine-protein kinase, which translates to MTDRTGVTTDRVPSAKRNQCVGIWRLLECFHQGPWTDLFYAQPAEAAGSPRADYVVKMVTDSIDAQLEGQLQLRQEATSAQAASHPNLIALLDARLSAPRPYVVFPRLDGQPLSTWLGSKYSQPLPVGLWWIRQAAQALQALHQSGWIHGDVKPDNMLVSLSGHLTVIDLGLSMREGDTLQADRFQGTPAYAAPEQIQGKGRATSQSDIYSLGIVFQQMLCRNKPAVPAKPLNRQLLQKFQVPESVVGMLEEMTSPTATDRPTAAQLVDRIFKLEIETLGTHIQPLDDTLPQAA; encoded by the coding sequence ATGACCGATCGAACAGGTGTCACCACGGATCGCGTTCCCAGCGCAAAACGGAATCAATGCGTTGGCATTTGGCGTTTGCTGGAATGCTTCCACCAAGGGCCTTGGACCGATCTGTTTTACGCGCAGCCCGCCGAAGCTGCCGGCAGCCCGCGCGCCGACTACGTCGTCAAAATGGTCACCGACAGCATCGATGCGCAACTGGAAGGCCAGCTGCAATTGCGTCAGGAAGCGACCAGCGCACAAGCGGCCAGCCATCCCAATTTGATCGCGCTGTTGGACGCTCGGCTCTCCGCGCCGCGCCCCTATGTCGTCTTCCCACGCCTGGACGGACAACCGCTCTCGACTTGGCTGGGCAGCAAATATTCGCAGCCTCTGCCAGTCGGATTGTGGTGGATCCGCCAAGCCGCTCAAGCGCTCCAAGCCTTGCATCAATCCGGTTGGATTCACGGCGATGTGAAACCCGACAACATGCTGGTCAGTCTCAGCGGCCACCTGACGGTGATCGATCTGGGACTATCAATGCGTGAAGGGGACACGCTGCAAGCCGATCGCTTCCAAGGAACTCCCGCCTACGCCGCTCCCGAACAGATCCAAGGCAAGGGCAGAGCGACCAGCCAATCGGATATCTACTCGCTTGGAATCGTCTTCCAACAGATGCTCTGCCGCAACAAACCGGCAGTCCCGGCGAAGCCTTTGAATCGCCAGCTGTTGCAAAAATTCCAGGTTCCCGAATCGGTCGTCGGGATGTTGGAAGAGATGACGTCGCCGACGGCGACCGACCGCCCAACAGCGGCTCAATTGGTCGATCGGATCTTCAAACTCGAGATCGAGACCCTCGGAACGCACATCCAACCGCTGGACGATACGCTTCCTCAAGCCGCCTGA
- a CDS encoding type II secretion system protein GspD, with protein MNTHAQAPADAPVPVQPRAAQPTSFDPGKAFALVQQAKQAIAERNLPVAVSAFREAAGMLPMVPQLRPELDGLYQQLQSMGVQAKDLMAIVPSVSADQALKQALPGGFSLPPMQLAGGANPSAAIDMTRLPTADGSSNPEQQNPAITKTSPVEQRLTEAGRLVAMGQAAMNRGDFRTAQRLATQADSLEVPDAAFRPGQTRPWQLMLDADSMSRRQPASSQQAQFNPAQLGGVVQAGATMPIGNTAGNGQVQQSGYNATNEGSQVMQVQANLPQVPEPGEAAQIYRKGVEALSAGNSEEARALFLEAWKSEATLDPATRQQLKDKLTLMRPATLTPPMAESTAAFDAVTQEQTLARARLMREVTSELANVEQAKKDNPIGALERLQRLRRSVEGNTDADSASRQQMLAMVDRQISTQEKYVEQNRAQIDLDMTNARIREEINQEQFDLIELDEKISQLVEQFNELMDDQRYPEAEIIAKQVNELKPDSPIATLLWHNSRMGIRLNQAEEIKGKKEIGFVDTLQAVDESSIPFDDRNPLKFADAREWAPMSTTRLQRERAANRRMGPREQEIESRLTTPVEVRFDNRPLGEVIDTLSKMTGVPMHIDDRALSAFNMTRDQSVSIDLSQPISLRSALQLILSPLDLSYVIRNEVLMVTSREMQRSDVYPVTYRVASLVLPIPNFTTSYETGLAGAIQAAHAMANNRLNVNTVPVSLTGLAANNTPMSPTSMNPNILAQGGFTAPGAFGFGGNGGHQGQTTQPGSMGGGAIADFDSLMELIQTTVVPDTWEALGGPSTMSPYPANLSLVVSTTSEVHDQITQLLESLRKLQNLQVTIEVRFISLADNFFERIGLSFNAQFDDNVSELPLDDRGPSVAIGIGDSAGTPTADFDFVFNQGSFGASAPAFGGFDPGSAASIGFAILSDIEAFFFLEAAQGDSRTNVLQAPKVTLFDGQIASINDQSQRPFVISVTPIVGDFAVAQQPIIVVLNEGTALNVQAVVSDDRRFVRLTLVPFFSQIGDVDTFTFEGRSSSSNSSRRDTNNDGVIDEQDEEVSEEETNEGTTVQLPTFAFTSVSTTVSVPDGGTILLGGIKRLRETRSEQGVPILSKIPYISRLFKNVGTGRETNSLMLMVTPRIIIQEEEELAQTGFDPTR; from the coding sequence GTGAATACGCATGCTCAGGCCCCCGCCGACGCGCCGGTGCCTGTCCAGCCTCGTGCTGCCCAGCCAACTTCGTTTGATCCAGGCAAAGCCTTTGCCCTGGTTCAGCAAGCCAAGCAGGCGATAGCGGAGCGGAATCTGCCGGTTGCAGTTTCCGCCTTCCGCGAAGCTGCGGGGATGTTGCCGATGGTGCCCCAGCTGAGGCCCGAACTCGATGGGCTGTATCAACAGCTGCAATCGATGGGCGTTCAGGCGAAGGACCTGATGGCGATCGTCCCTTCGGTTTCCGCCGACCAGGCGCTCAAGCAAGCATTGCCCGGAGGCTTTAGCCTTCCGCCGATGCAATTGGCGGGCGGGGCGAATCCATCGGCCGCGATCGATATGACGCGGCTGCCAACAGCCGATGGTTCATCGAATCCCGAACAACAAAACCCGGCTATCACCAAGACGTCGCCGGTCGAACAGCGTTTGACCGAAGCGGGACGTTTGGTTGCGATGGGACAAGCTGCGATGAATCGCGGCGACTTCCGAACCGCTCAACGACTAGCGACGCAGGCCGACAGCTTGGAGGTGCCCGATGCAGCCTTCCGCCCAGGTCAAACGCGTCCTTGGCAGTTGATGTTGGATGCCGATTCGATGTCGCGTCGTCAGCCAGCGTCGTCTCAACAGGCTCAATTCAATCCAGCTCAGTTGGGCGGCGTGGTTCAAGCCGGTGCGACGATGCCGATCGGCAACACCGCGGGCAACGGCCAGGTTCAGCAGAGCGGATACAACGCGACCAATGAGGGTTCGCAGGTGATGCAGGTTCAAGCGAATCTGCCTCAAGTGCCTGAGCCCGGCGAAGCAGCGCAGATCTATCGCAAGGGTGTCGAAGCGCTTTCGGCTGGCAACAGCGAAGAAGCACGGGCCTTGTTCCTGGAAGCTTGGAAGAGCGAAGCGACCTTGGATCCTGCGACTCGCCAACAATTGAAAGACAAGCTGACGTTGATGCGTCCAGCGACTCTGACGCCTCCGATGGCAGAATCGACGGCTGCGTTTGATGCTGTCACTCAAGAGCAAACATTGGCTCGGGCACGTTTGATGCGTGAAGTGACCAGCGAATTGGCGAACGTCGAACAAGCCAAGAAGGACAATCCAATCGGAGCTCTGGAACGACTGCAACGTCTGCGTCGCAGCGTCGAAGGGAACACAGACGCCGATTCGGCATCGCGTCAGCAGATGCTGGCGATGGTCGATCGTCAGATCAGCACTCAAGAAAAATACGTCGAACAGAATCGTGCCCAGATCGATCTGGACATGACCAACGCTCGGATTCGCGAAGAGATCAACCAAGAGCAGTTCGACCTGATCGAATTGGACGAGAAGATCTCTCAATTGGTTGAACAGTTCAACGAACTGATGGATGACCAACGTTATCCCGAAGCGGAGATCATTGCCAAACAAGTCAATGAACTGAAACCCGATTCGCCGATCGCAACGCTGTTGTGGCACAATTCGCGAATGGGCATCCGCTTGAATCAAGCCGAAGAGATCAAGGGCAAAAAGGAGATCGGATTTGTCGATACCCTGCAGGCCGTCGATGAATCGTCGATTCCGTTCGACGACCGCAACCCATTGAAGTTTGCCGATGCTCGCGAATGGGCACCGATGAGCACCACGCGGTTGCAGCGTGAACGCGCCGCCAACCGTCGCATGGGCCCTCGCGAACAAGAGATCGAAAGTCGTCTGACGACTCCCGTGGAAGTGCGTTTCGACAACCGACCACTGGGCGAAGTGATCGACACGTTGAGCAAGATGACTGGCGTGCCGATGCACATCGACGATCGCGCTCTGTCGGCCTTCAACATGACTCGCGATCAATCGGTCAGCATCGATCTGAGCCAGCCGATCTCGCTACGCAGTGCCTTGCAATTGATCCTCAGCCCACTGGATTTGAGCTATGTGATCCGCAACGAAGTCTTGATGGTCACCAGCCGCGAGATGCAGCGATCGGATGTCTATCCTGTGACCTACCGCGTCGCATCGTTGGTACTGCCGATTCCTAACTTTACAACGTCGTACGAGACCGGATTGGCGGGAGCCATTCAAGCGGCTCACGCGATGGCGAACAATCGCTTGAACGTCAACACGGTCCCCGTGTCGTTGACCGGTCTGGCGGCAAATAACACTCCGATGTCGCCGACGTCGATGAACCCCAACATCTTGGCTCAAGGTGGCTTCACCGCTCCGGGAGCGTTTGGATTTGGCGGCAACGGCGGACATCAAGGTCAAACCACACAGCCCGGTTCGATGGGTGGTGGTGCGATCGCCGACTTCGATTCGCTGATGGAACTGATTCAAACCACCGTTGTTCCCGATACTTGGGAAGCGTTGGGTGGACCGAGTACGATGAGCCCTTATCCGGCCAACTTGAGCCTGGTTGTTAGCACGACCAGCGAAGTCCATGACCAGATCACTCAGCTGTTGGAATCGTTGCGTAAGCTGCAGAACTTGCAGGTCACGATCGAAGTTCGCTTCATCTCGCTGGCCGACAACTTCTTCGAGCGTATCGGACTCAGTTTCAACGCTCAGTTCGACGACAACGTTTCCGAACTGCCACTGGACGACCGCGGTCCTTCGGTTGCGATCGGTATCGGCGACTCCGCCGGCACGCCGACCGCCGACTTCGACTTTGTCTTTAACCAAGGCAGCTTCGGGGCCTCGGCACCAGCGTTTGGTGGATTCGATCCCGGTTCGGCAGCGAGCATTGGTTTTGCGATCCTCAGCGACATCGAAGCGTTCTTCTTCTTGGAAGCCGCTCAGGGTGACAGCCGAACAAACGTTCTGCAGGCACCTAAGGTGACGCTGTTCGACGGCCAGATCGCATCGATCAACGATCAATCGCAACGACCGTTTGTGATCAGCGTGACGCCGATCGTCGGTGACTTTGCCGTCGCTCAACAGCCGATCATCGTGGTCTTGAACGAAGGTACTGCGTTGAACGTGCAAGCGGTGGTCAGCGACGACCGACGCTTCGTCCGACTGACGTTGGTACCGTTCTTCAGCCAGATCGGTGACGTCGACACGTTTACGTTCGAAGGCCGTTCGTCGAGCAGCAATTCGTCTCGCCGCGACACCAACAACGACGGTGTGATCGACGAACAAGACGAAGAGGTTTCCGAGGAAGAAACCAACGAAGGTACCACGGTCCAGTTGCCGACCTTCGCGTTTACTTCGGTTTCGACAACGGTCAGTGTTCCCGATGGTGGAACGATCTTGTTGGGTGGTATCAAGCGATTGCGTGAAACACGATCCGAGCAGGGTGTGCCGATCTTGAGCAAGATCCCGTACATCAGCCGACTGTTTAAGAACGTCGGTACCGGACGTGAAACCAACAGTTTGATGCTGATGGTCACACCGCGGATCATCATCCAAGAAGAGGAAGAATTGGCTCAAACCGGATTCGATCCGACCCGTTAA
- a CDS encoding ABC-F family ATP-binding cassette domain-containing protein, whose amino-acid sequence MATLLQIKGGFKRYGEQVLLDDADATIVDNVKLGLVGRNGAGKSTLLRIFMGEEELDSGEVIYSNNLRVGYLRQHDPFEPGESALDFLMRDSGQPDWKCGEVAGQFELKGVYLEGPVKELSGGWQTRVKLAALLLHEPNLLILDEPTNFLDVRTQILLEHFLRGFNASCLIVSHDRAFLEATCDQTLDLTRGKLTMYPGKIEAFLKYQEERREHDLRVNSAVLAKQKQLQTFIDKNRANASTASQARSKQKQLERLQTVEVEVDLPTVHIRAPIIDNPRQGPAVRCLDLSIGYPDHTVASGIQLEIEHGERAGIVGDNGQGKTTLLRTLVKSLKPVSGMVKWGYGCEIGTYAQHVYTSLTPTWTVLEYLESKALTGTTHQQILAVAGSLLFRDSHTRKKISVLSGGERARLCMAGLLLGDYNILVLDEPGNHLDVETVDALANALLEYKGTVIFTSHDRHFMQRIATSVIEVRDQQVRNYGSGYESYLYAVNKEVDDGERELNAKRGKSGSPAGKAPKGDHRAARRDDRKLRKEISSIEKKIARLDDSKNALNRELLETTDAKKALDLHNEIQDLTEQLAEAEARWIELQALLPESDFG is encoded by the coding sequence ATGGCAACGCTGCTCCAAATCAAAGGCGGTTTCAAACGATACGGCGAACAAGTCCTGTTAGATGATGCCGACGCAACAATCGTCGACAACGTGAAACTCGGTTTGGTCGGACGCAACGGCGCCGGCAAATCGACCCTGCTGCGAATCTTCATGGGCGAAGAGGAACTCGATTCGGGCGAGGTCATCTACAGCAACAATCTGCGCGTGGGATACCTGCGTCAGCACGACCCGTTCGAACCGGGCGAATCGGCGCTCGACTTCCTGATGCGCGACAGCGGCCAGCCCGATTGGAAGTGCGGCGAGGTCGCCGGCCAATTCGAACTCAAAGGCGTCTACCTCGAAGGTCCCGTTAAAGAGCTCTCCGGCGGTTGGCAAACGCGTGTCAAACTGGCCGCGCTGCTGCTGCACGAACCGAATCTGTTAATTCTCGATGAACCGACAAACTTCTTGGACGTTCGTACCCAGATTCTGTTGGAGCACTTTTTGCGTGGCTTCAACGCGTCGTGCCTGATCGTTTCGCACGATCGCGCCTTCCTGGAAGCGACCTGCGATCAGACCCTCGACCTGACCCGCGGCAAGTTGACGATGTATCCGGGCAAGATCGAAGCCTTCTTGAAGTACCAGGAAGAACGCCGCGAACACGATCTGCGCGTCAACAGCGCCGTATTGGCCAAGCAGAAACAATTGCAGACGTTTATCGACAAGAACCGCGCCAACGCGAGCACCGCCAGCCAAGCTCGATCCAAACAAAAACAACTCGAACGCCTGCAGACCGTCGAGGTCGAAGTCGACCTGCCGACGGTCCACATCCGTGCGCCAATCATCGACAACCCGCGGCAAGGGCCTGCGGTCCGCTGTCTCGATCTCAGCATCGGATATCCCGATCATACCGTCGCTTCGGGGATTCAACTGGAGATCGAACATGGCGAACGGGCGGGCATCGTCGGTGACAACGGCCAAGGTAAAACGACGCTGCTGCGAACGCTTGTCAAATCGTTGAAACCTGTCTCCGGGATGGTGAAGTGGGGTTACGGTTGCGAGATCGGAACGTACGCCCAACACGTCTACACCAGCCTCACGCCGACCTGGACCGTCCTCGAATATTTGGAATCCAAGGCGCTCACCGGGACCACGCATCAACAGATCCTTGCCGTCGCCGGATCGTTGCTGTTCCGCGATTCGCACACCCGCAAGAAGATCTCGGTCCTCTCCGGTGGTGAACGCGCTCGGTTGTGTATGGCCGGCCTGTTGTTAGGCGATTACAACATCCTCGTACTCGACGAACCGGGCAACCACTTGGACGTCGAAACTGTCGATGCGTTGGCCAACGCGTTGTTGGAATACAAGGGTACGGTGATCTTCACCAGCCACGATCGGCACTTCATGCAGCGGATCGCCACCAGCGTGATCGAGGTCCGCGATCAACAGGTGCGGAACTACGGCAGCGGATACGAATCGTATCTGTATGCGGTCAACAAGGAGGTCGACGACGGAGAGCGTGAACTGAATGCCAAGCGTGGCAAATCGGGCTCGCCCGCCGGCAAGGCGCCCAAGGGAGACCACCGCGCAGCGCGACGCGACGACCGCAAACTGCGGAAAGAGATCAGCAGCATCGAAAAGAAGATCGCTCGACTGGACGACAGCAAGAACGCGCTGAATCGAGAATTGTTGGAAACGACCGATGCCAAAAAGGCGCTCGACCTGCACAACGAGATCCAAGATCTGACGGAGCAGCTGGCGGAAGCCGAAGCCCGTTGGATCGAATTGCAAGCATTGCTCCCCGAAAGCGACTTTGGGTAG
- a CDS encoding DJ-1/PfpI family protein encodes MAAKKILMLVGDFVEDYEAMVPLQILLCVGHQVDTVCPGKQAGQTVATAIHDFEGHQTYSEKPGHNFAINADFDSADAAAYDALVIPGGRAPEYLRMNSKVIDLVKAFHAADKPIAAVCHGPQILVAAGLLEGRKCSAYPAVAAEVTVAGGQFVPASDGFDNAHVDGNLVTAPAWPAHPAWMRAFLELLGSEIKP; translated from the coding sequence ATGGCTGCCAAAAAGATTCTGATGCTTGTCGGCGATTTTGTGGAAGATTACGAAGCGATGGTGCCGCTGCAAATTCTGCTGTGCGTCGGCCACCAAGTCGACACCGTCTGTCCCGGCAAGCAGGCGGGGCAAACCGTCGCGACTGCGATCCACGATTTCGAAGGGCATCAGACCTACAGCGAAAAACCTGGCCACAATTTTGCTATCAACGCCGATTTCGATTCGGCCGACGCAGCAGCCTATGACGCCTTGGTGATCCCCGGCGGCCGCGCTCCCGAATACCTGCGGATGAATTCCAAGGTGATCGATCTGGTGAAGGCGTTCCACGCCGCCGACAAACCGATCGCCGCGGTCTGCCACGGACCGCAGATCCTTGTCGCCGCCGGTCTGCTGGAAGGACGCAAGTGTAGCGCCTACCCAGCCGTTGCCGCGGAAGTCACCGTCGCCGGCGGCCAATTTGTCCCGGCATCCGACGGATTCGACAACGCGCACGTCGACGGAAACTTGGTCACCGCGCCGGCTTGGCCCGCCCATCCCGCTTGGATGCGAGCGTTCCTGGAACTGCTGGGCAGCGAAATCAAGCCCTAA